From one Eucalyptus grandis isolate ANBG69807.140 chromosome 9, ASM1654582v1, whole genome shotgun sequence genomic stretch:
- the LOC108955284 gene encoding cytochrome P450 81E8-like isoform X1 → MISGKRYCGEGMSVDEAKARQSRELIKQIHWNNGASYLGDFLPILKWIDPRGIKKTSAELGKRVDTFIRGLVDEHRRRKGDRKLADSVISHLLRLQESEPENYSHLMIKGLVIAFGCAFFSQFRSFSFPPAFDLVQVNLLAWFSTHIT, encoded by the exons ATGATCTCGGGGAAGCGGTATTGCGGGGAAGGCATGAGCGTCGATGAAGCCAAGGCGAGGCAATCCAGGGAGCTGATCAAGCAGATTCATTGGAACAACGGCGCGAGCTATTTGGGTGATTTCTTGCCCATATTGAAGTGGATCGATCCCAGGGGGATAAAGAAGACGTCCGCAGAACTAGGGAAGAGGGTCGATACGTTCATTCGGGGTTTAGTTGACGAGCACAGGAGAAGGAAGGGCGATCGGAAGTTGGCGGACAGTGTGATCAGCCATCTTTTGCGTCTGCAAGAGTCTGAGCCGGAGAACTACTCGCACTTGATGATCAAAGGGCTCGTCATC GCTTTTGGATGTGCCTTCTTTTCGCAATTTCGTTCCTTTTCGTTTCCCCCCGCCTTTGATCTGGTTCAAGTTAATCTACTTGCATGGTTTTCTACGCATATCACGTGA
- the LOC108955284 gene encoding cytochrome P450 81E8-like isoform X2 has product MISGKRYCGEGMSVDEAKARQSRELIKQIHWNNGASYLGDFLPILKWIDPRGIKKTSAELGKRVDTFIRGLVDEHRRRKGDRKLADSVISHLLRLQESEPENYSHLMIKGLVIIKGWLYPLIQSQQQPIASVMPGLLENSKIGFVF; this is encoded by the exons ATGATCTCGGGGAAGCGGTATTGCGGGGAAGGCATGAGCGTCGATGAAGCCAAGGCGAGGCAATCCAGGGAGCTGATCAAGCAGATTCATTGGAACAACGGCGCGAGCTATTTGGGTGATTTCTTGCCCATATTGAAGTGGATCGATCCCAGGGGGATAAAGAAGACGTCCGCAGAACTAGGGAAGAGGGTCGATACGTTCATTCGGGGTTTAGTTGACGAGCACAGGAGAAGGAAGGGCGATCGGAAGTTGGCGGACAGTGTGATCAGCCATCTTTTGCGTCTGCAAGAGTCTGAGCCGGAGAACTACTCGCACTTGATGATCAAAGGGCTCGTCATC ATCAAGGGATGGCTCTACCCCTTGATACAAAGTCAGCAACAGCCGATAGCAAGTGTGATGCCAGGCTTgttagaaaatagtaaaattggttttgtgttttga